CGCCACCATCAATCTCAGCTTCGAGTACACCCTCGCCGTCCAGACCAACTCCTACAACGAAATCTGGGACAAAATCCACTCGGGCGACGGGCCGGCGCGCGAGAACGACGACGTAGCGCCGGCGCCATCGCCGGACCGATTGATCGCCCAGGTGCTCCAGCCGGACCGTGCGTCGATCCAGGAGGCCCTCCGCTCCGCCCCGCCTTCCCACCTCACCCGCCTCGTCTCCTCCTACTTCGACAGCAGCGAGAGCACCTCCGCCGCCTGCCTCTCTCTCCGCCGCGGCGTCGACCACGCCCGCTCCCTCTACGCCCCCATCAGCAACCTCCTCGATCTCCTCCCTTCGACCTCCCCCTCTTCCACGTCCGCCGGCAGCGGCCCTCGCCTCCGCCTCACCCCGACCCAGTGCGACTGGGTCTTCGACGTCTTCCTCGAATTCGACCGCCTCGACAACCCCTTTCCCGCCCCCTCCACCGGCTTCCAGGGCATGCGCCGCTGCTTCTCCGAGCTCCGGCAGCAGCTCGAATACCACCTCCGCAAGGCCCGCCGCCGACACCGCCTGCTGCACCGCGCCACCCGCGGGGCGGCCGCCTGCCTGATCGGCGCGGCCACGGGGGCCGCCGTGGCGGCGCTGGTGATCGCCACCCACGCGCTGGCGGCGTTGGTGGCGGGGCCCGCCATGTGCCTGGCGCCGGTGGACCTGCTCGCCGGCCCGAGGCGGCGGGCGAGGGAGCACATGGCGCAGCTGGACGCGGCGGCGAGGGGGACCTATGTGCTCAACAATGACTTGGATACTATCGAGAGGCTGGTGGCGCGGCTCCACGAGACGGTGGAGAGCGACAAGAAGCTGGTGCGGCTGGGGCTGGAGAGGGGGCGGGGGATGCGCCACCCCATCGAGGAGGTGCTGCGCCAGCTCCGCAAGAACCACCCCAGCATCCTCCACCAGCTCGAGGACCTC
The DNA window shown above is from Elaeis guineensis isolate ETL-2024a chromosome 8, EG11, whole genome shotgun sequence and carries:
- the LOC105049525 gene encoding LOW QUALITY PROTEIN: UPF0496 protein At3g19330-like (The sequence of the model RefSeq protein was modified relative to this genomic sequence to represent the inferred CDS: deleted 1 base in 1 codon) — encoded protein: MHRLLAPSPSLHSFISAEWLYFPFPHSHLHHDLFPSMRCFSGGPRRPAPGSPTPPPPPPPPPPANKTETEDDDDGGRNGRTRRQHQSPMSSTPPTPTTSPAATINLSFEYTLAVQTNSYNEIWDKIHSGDGPARENDDVAPAPSPDRLIAQVLQPDRASIQEALRSAPPSHLTRLVSSYFDSSESTSAACLSLRRGVDHARSLYAPISNLLDLLPSTSPSSTSAGSGPRLRLTPTQCDWVFDVFLEFDRLDNPFPAPSTGFQGMRRCFSELRQQLEYHLRKARRRHRLLHRATRGAAACLIGAATGAAVAALVIATHALAALVAGPAMCLAPVDLLAGPRRRAREHMAQLDAAARGTYVLNNDLDTIERLVARLHETVESDKKLVRLGLERGRGMRHPIEEVLRQLRKNHPSILHQLEDLDEHICLFFAAINRARSLLFQQIHQHGATTGVASDSCLQHLPILG